GCTTTTATTAAAAATATTAATTATTTTCAATAAAAGAGATAAATTCTACCAAGCTTGCAAAAAACACAATAAAATTTAATTAAAAAATTTAATATATTCGGATTAAAAAATCAAAAATTAAAACTTTTTAATAAAAATAAAATTATTATAAAAATAAGGAGATATAATTATGAATTATACAAAATTCCAAGAATTTATATCGGAATTTTTGGGAACATTCATCCTATTAGCTTTAGGAACTGGATCTGTTGCAATGACAGTATTATTTCCCTCAAGCCCTGAAATACCAGGAGAAATAATAAAAGGGGGATATACCAATATAGTATTTGGATGGGGATTAGGGGTAACGTTTGGTATTTATACAGCAGCAAGAATTAGTGGAGCACACCTAAACCCAGCTGTTAGCATAGGATTAGCAAGTATTGGAAAATTTCCCGTTTCAAAACTTTTACATTACATTGTAGCGCAAATATTAGGAGCATTTACAGGCGCATTAATGACGCTTGTCGTATTTTATCCTAAATGGATAGAAATGGATCCTAGCCTAGAAAATACTCAAGGAATAATGGCAACTTTCCCCGCTATTCCTGGCTTTTTGCCTGGGTTTATTGATCAAATTTTTGGAACTTTTTTGCTAATGTTTTTAATTTCCGCTGTTGGAGATTTTACAAAAAAACACAGTGATAATCCATTTATTCCATTCATTATAGGAGCAGTGGTTTTATCAATAGGAATAAGTTTTGGGGGAATGAACGGCTATGCTATTAATCCTGCAAGGGATTTAGGGCCAAGAATTTTACTCTTACTTACTGGATTTAAAAATCATGGATTTAACAACCTAAGTATATTTATTGTACCAATAATTGGCCCAATAATTGGAGCAATTTTGGGAGCTACAATTTACGAATTTACACTAAAAAATAACAAAGACTAAAAGAAAAGATATTTATTTTTATTAAAGGAAAAGGGAAAAATTATGAAATACATTTTATCTATTGATCAAGGTACTACTAGCTCAAGAGCAATGGTATTTGATAAACATGCAAACATAAAAGGGCTTGCTCAAAAAGAATTTACTCAAATTTACCCACAACCAAGTTGGGTGGAACATGATCCTACCGAAATATGGGGATCACAACTTGGAGTTATAACAGAAGCTATGGCAAATTCAAGAATTTTACCAAATGAAGTTGATGCTATTGGAATAACTAATCAAAGAGAAACTACAGTTATATGGGAAAAAAATACAGGAAAGCCCATCTATAATGCAATAGTATGGCAAGACAGAAGAACTGCAAAAATTTGTGACCAATTAAAAAAAGAAGGAAAAGATAAAATTATTTTGG
Above is a genomic segment from Borreliella mayonii containing:
- a CDS encoding MIP/aquaporin family protein, whose protein sequence is MNYTKFQEFISEFLGTFILLALGTGSVAMTVLFPSSPEIPGEIIKGGYTNIVFGWGLGVTFGIYTAARISGAHLNPAVSIGLASIGKFPVSKLLHYIVAQILGAFTGALMTLVVFYPKWIEMDPSLENTQGIMATFPAIPGFLPGFIDQIFGTFLLMFLISAVGDFTKKHSDNPFIPFIIGAVVLSIGISFGGMNGYAINPARDLGPRILLLLTGFKNHGFNNLSIFIVPIIGPIIGAILGATIYEFTLKNNKD